DNA sequence from the Chroicocephalus ridibundus chromosome 25, bChrRid1.1, whole genome shotgun sequence genome:
gatgtagcacaccacttggctgcctttggcaCCAGTTCATATTGGAACTTCCACCAGAAGGTTCAAGCAAGTCGGGGGGCTAAGGCATCTCCTGTGCGAGGGGAACATTATCAGGGCTTTGGAAGAAGGTGGGTGAACTGTTGGAATCTCACAGGCTCTGGCAAATCcccaagggacaggggacagggcgtGGCTGTCCCCATTGATGAAATGCATCAAAGGTTTTCAGAGCCACCTCcacatttgattttccacctATAACCAGTGCTTCTGACTTTCTGCTTCACCGGTCCCCGGGGACAGGAATCTTGTCcggtcattccctccatggtgTCTCCAGTGATGGGCACCAGCGGGGCCTGGTAACACCCTCACCAtcttggggttttgctgctgagttttacTTCTCTAGAGGCTTGCCCAGTGTTTGAGGGTCTACAGGATCTTGGCCGGAGAGGACTCATTTCCATACCAAATGCCATAACCAGCCAAGTGTCTGTGCATAGTCTTCCTGGATTCCTCAGTTcttctgtgcttaattagagagttCTCAGATGAATACATTTCAATACTAAACAACCATAAGGAAGGattgcttccttcttatttttttctttattttttcttctcacacaataaatgatgccagcaatctccagttcatattgatcctgaatttctgctaatggAGCCTCAAGACCCTTTAAGGCAAGACCCTTTATTGCAAACACTCCATGGACAGGCTTTGTCTCAATCTCACCATGTCTCTCATCTGGCAACCaggacttacagcagcctgttcaaacctgagctttctccacTCCAGTCCGTAGctgcgtgtttccactccttggcaccggttcccacccgcTTTACCTTGAAAACGAGCTGACACAGAACGGTGTTTCCTAATGGCCAACAAAGGAgatcaaaggcaggcagagttcaatacagagaagacatgTCTCAGCTGTATGTCAcgtccccattccctgccctgaagttcactttccattctggatgGCCTTAGaccaatagaaaacacattttcctgtcagGCACAGATCCCAGACTGTGTTCCgaggacatgtttattttaatacatttcacatcTATATCTCCTATCTAAAAGAGGCTGGGCGCAATGAAGGTTGGATACGTTGGATAGATCCTGCCtttatctctttgcagtcaaGCAATGGTCCCACCTGCTAGCACTTCCCTCCTATCGTCCCTTTTTTTGAGATGGCCAAATCTTTATGGGGCGTACAATGGCATAACACCATGGCCCTCCAAGTGCCAAACCGTAACCGGTGTACATGTTCCCTGAGTTCATCCAGGCACCGTCTCCTTCAGGCACCCAGAAATGCAGTGCGAGAGAACATGCTTTGGGACATGTTCCTCATCTCAAGGGAAGCTAAGCAGCCTttagctccccacctccttctctggacccttttgaaagatgcatgcagcatttactttttgccagatgtcagggagtcccgccagtctccaggacctttccaagatgagggagagtggcctcactgtgacattctcttactttccagcacctctggatgtACCCCGTCCATTCCCATGTACTGGTAGTGGTTGAGTTTGCTCCAGTAGATCCTGATTTCATTCCTATCCGccattggctgttcttgtccAGAGTCTTGCCTCGAGGCACAAAGCcctgagagaccttgctggggaagtctgaggcaaaaaagacatAGAGTATCTCGGAACTCTCTCTCCCTACTCTAACTCAATACAGCAGTGTCCAactaatatctttgttttcttctggaagaattcCTGAAGTTGGAAATCTCGTTATGATTCCCCTGAATTTACTTTCAggtttcaaactgagttttgataCAGACCAATGTTCttcttggaggatgctgtccttgaagaccagctgtaCAGAGCTTTGCGCCACCTTCAGTGCTCCTGACCATTGGATCCCCACGAAAACTCCTCAGCGTAGGCCAAAGGCAAAAGGACCTCTGAGGTCCAGCGTCtgcagtcttctgttctgcttcctcactcccctggAGTGCTGGGACCCCACTACTTCAGGGTCACGACAGCCAATCTTCacgtctctgaccagctcttcctgcattgcAAGTATCACATCAaggttggcattatttttgttggcccatctggcagctgtgctaagacgttgtcctaagacactccagaaaccacctggactgtacatgctgctgtgctcctctttcagaagctgccagtatCATGGCAGTCCCCAGCGAGACCCAGGCTTGTACAGCCAGACGCTTCCTTGGgatccttcagaaagactatgccctcttcctcatcctgactgTGGGTTCCTTATCTCCCACCATGACAGGACACTGCTACTgtcctctcctctcaccctcccccacaaaggctcaccaaactcttcacctgccccaaggagttgcgCCATACATCCAGTTAAcggcttcactttcaggaaaccccactcctgatccttccagcctgtctctcctgaaaagcctgtagccatccattgcagcaccccaagctgtgtgccttgtcccaccacgccttggcagttcctctgtcaaagtcaaaaagcacaggctctctctcaacttgtctcttcccctggctgagagttttggtgcacgtctgggctgtggcacctcaggtgtagctccaggccaagctcggacgtctcttaaaggaaacctggtaccaagcattgaagaccttctgtgtgcaaaggctttgcttcacggCAGACACACGGTCAGGTGGACGGCACCTGgaagcttaaagctgaaattggatgttgatggtgagcaaatcctgctgtctgcaagaacagagagaaacagggctgggaagagCGACCCTGGCAAAAAAGAGGGGTTTTGtcagtggtgtctctgcagccctcaagggcctttgacaaaggtgaaggtgatctccatgaatgacaaggtgctgctgacaggtcCCCCATGAGATTTTTTGGCCTGTTCCTTGACTGTATTATGAAGAGGGCGAGTAAAtgttgggcaagagaaaaaacagcagtttgagagTGCAACACAtgagtggagaccctggtgtggtgtgtcttgtgttctaaactgcctcacatctactgcatggagaagggagagaccttgcCCCACTGCAGTGGCAATCAGTCACTTgtgttatgaaaatttgcaagtggcCCGTGCTGACCGAGCAGAGAGGCTAGGACACAAAGTACAGAGGTGCACGCGTAAATATTTAGTCATGTGCATGAGGTGTCCGAGCTCAATTGGGGTACCTCAAATGTGGTTAAACACAGGGTTCTTATGCCATTCAAGCATTCAGGTACCTTATTATTTGACTAATGACTAACTAACACACACACATGGAGTACCAATTACTAATCACAGTAAAACTGCACAAAGTAGCTatatctctgcagctccatcagccatcaGCCTTCTCGCGGCTTGTCTATTGATCCAGACGTCCCCGGCGTTGGTCTATTGCTCATTACTTGTCTGTGATGCTGGACACTGGGAGCGTTTCAAAGGTGTGTAAGAGGGACGAGGATACTGGCATTATCTCGGTTCTCCAGGggtatcttttatccttcatggacagctgactgattctgagaagtccttattttgagggcagggctgttcttctggtccttgtgatgagctgacctcctttaactcacttacccaagcatgataaatcagtacacaatgggagctagctagatatatatcttaagaaagtcaattcattttcatacgaTAAAGACTGATGGGCATAAGAGTTAGGGAGGTAGATTTTGATAACCTTGGATCAGAGGATGTCTGTGGCCAGGTGGgtcctgcagagagctttttggtggtcaaggatcacctcttcgTCATCCAGAACGGTCCATGCCAACATGCAGGAAGTCAtgccaaggtggcaggaggctggcatgcatgagaaaggagctctgagtaacatcaagcctgaagaggaagcacagagaaggtggaagctggctgccttccagcctccagggttccgtggttctgtgctggagagggccatttgtttgtgtgtgtgtgtgcttgtctgtgcatgggggaactggagggatgagggaatgCCGAGGCCAGCTTCTAGAGAGATGGAGGGTCTGAGACCAGCTCCTGGCGGGATCCGTGCTGTCTGTGTATCTATAGAGGTATACATCTAACACTAACGCTAACTAGCATGCAAACAGCCCCATCCTCATTGCcctttctccacagactgtggattgtcttggtctggagtcttcccaaggtcccttccaggatgagagactgtgcatttctttccacCATGGGTCTTCCCTTCATGATGAGGGGGAGAGCGCTCACGTTGCCCATGACCACAGAAGTAAGCAGACATAACTTTGGTCCACtccgctgtgggttttttgtcccaCTCAAGGCATTGACTCAATGCTGCTCACCGGGTATCTCCAAACCGCTTTCATCATATCCTGAGTTGTACTTtcggttttcctttttcctctttccccttcccaagttcttttctttaatcATTGCCGTAGATTCCTCTACATGCcgcccagcttctctttccccacaggccctacatttgcttgctttgtgccctCTCTACGGGGCACAAAGATGTTTCTAACATAGCTGTCGTGACAATTCCTCTGTTGGACAGTACAAAATTAGGAATGTCTTTAATTCCctgtagtgccctgcaactcctcgTGCTGTTATCTTGTGCTGATGCATCACCACAACCATGGTGAGCTGCCTGCACGCAAACATGAAGAATGAACAAAATGGGTCTTcagtccagggggaccttgggaaattctgggagtcagccagaagaaactgcttaagttttaccaagagaagtggccagtcctgcatcagggggaagaaaaacaccgtattacagtgccaggtgggacgtgacaggatgagcagtgaccctgaggagaCGGGCCCACGCATTATGAGGGACACCACATGAGCCAGTGGCGCAGGCTGAccatgaacaaggccagctgcacacagggtggattaggaggagagggctacccagacagcttgacttttcatgccctttcagtgagccgtggtgtggccacacctggacgtgtctgtccctctgtgggaattcctgctgtagacaggtggggaggaacgggagagtgcccagaggaggcctgcacatggcctctgcttgaggccccacaccccatccttctgacctctgccatcccagcacaaccccaggaacatgctgtccctggagaaacaccagcctctccagacagctccagatccccctcccacaggatgggtggcctttatgtcatctgtgtgaagggctggggtaCGTCCCTCAGTTAAACCCACGATCTTACCTCTCACCAGACACCGACTGGTGACTCCTAAATCCAGTccaatatctctaaaatgttacaaacggacagtcagctttttattcctggacacatggaggaggaagaagaccttcaggggtgaatttcctcaggcatgtttggagaaagaccccagcattaaagcactgcaccagggagatcttgctttgttaacagagactctgtgaaagaggccagctctgagccactgctaaatacatttttagaagggaaccaggtgaaactaagacgtaaatgtctcaggtgtagtgacacaagtgaaacctttgtgtaggagcataaaaaccataaatgacaatatcaacagcaatgatgagaaatgtaataattaaaaacacaaaaccaataaaaaaccacacaaaaaagcagatggaatcaaaTACTGTGGGAGTCATTCGTGGAGAGAGgtggaacatttctccctcttgaaaaaaatccatgaaatcagatacctaatggcctccttgagctcccggttcctcatgctgtagatgagggggttcactgctggaggcaacaatgagtacagcacagccaccaccaggtcgagaactggggaggagatggaggggggcttcaggtaggcaaatgcggcagtgctgacaaacagggagaccacggccaggtgagggaggcacgtggaaaaggctttgtgccgtccctgctcagaggggatcctcagcacggccctgaagatctgcacataggacagcacgatgaaaacaaagcacccgaaggttaaacaggcactgaccacaagaagcccaacttccctgaggtaggagtgtgagcaggagagcttgaggatctgggggatttcacagaagaactggtccagggcattgccctggcagaggggtagggaaaatgtattggccgtgtgcaggagagcatagagaaacccactgccccaggcagctgctgccatgtggacacaagctctgctgcccaggagggacccgtagtgcaggggtttgcagatggccacgtagcggtcataggccataatggtgagaagacagaactctgctgcaagaaagaagacgaagaacaagagctgtgcagcacatcctccATAGGaaatgtccctggtgtcccagagggaattggccatggctttgggaagagtggtggagatggagcccaggtcaaggagggagaggttgaggaggaagaagtacatgggggtgtggaggtggtggtcacaggcgatggtggtgatgatgaggccgttggccaggagggcagccaggtagatgcccaggaaggtccagaagtggaagagctgcagctcccgcatGTCTgtaaatgccaggaggaggaactgggtgatggagctgccattcgacattttcttcccctgggcttggagacctgttaatggaaagaaaagcagtgagaagttagggaagatttctctcaaactaaagtattcaactggtcttagaaacccaccaaactggctcTCCCCTGtcaggaagaccttttgcaggtcctttttgtacactctggttggtgctggctgatagtccaccagagagctgagatctctgcagggttcagtcctgccctacagccatgggtaaaaaggaacacggggtgatctcagattaaatccactcctggcatcaaagggcttttcagcattgtcacccgactgcagggcagagctcagggcaccttgttgttggtgttgttctgttgtagtttccccaccacacctgaggagtgtttttaaggcagaaatccctggcatttctgctgtgctgcaagtgaaaccttgtgggtccTACGAGCCAAGGGGACTGTCCCTCAGTGCAGAGCGAGGACAGCGAGTTTGTCCATCGGaattgctctcagctgccctgtgctgctgcctctttgagctggaggacgatcccaagcagacattcccctgagaagaacctggacactgctgagagcagaggagtcccatTTACAAGCGCAGttctcccagcccctcacctgaGCTCATTGGACCCCAGGAGGatctcagctctcccctcccagccagggacacagggggctcactgcagctgcctacgttcagccctccagctggatttacaCGGCCTTGGCACTGACATGTCTACTCCGTGGGGCTGCTAGACGACACAGGGATGCCACGGGAgagctgagcccttctggagggcagcgtgcagccaagcaggacacTCCTGGGAAAGAGCCAACTTGCCTAAAGATGGGGTGGCTTACTCTCGGCCCCACACACTGCAGTCCCCAGAGCCCAAAACATAAGTGGATTtggatgcttttcctccctggaTACACCGGC
Encoded proteins:
- the LOC134527009 gene encoding olfactory receptor 14C36-like — encoded protein: MGLEQPIGFEEAGARYTIDVYPTNQASRPAGKVAGVKNNTWHHVGAGHLLHIISFLTLPDLLSLDPTCRCLPSALLSPANAKGPYLQSLGRGWQRALMASILSPPSHGYHKLALAQQHLFLLGYSRTHLLLRDSGRHACSCQALSHGVRDVCRPLTPPSPPATAMLGGRPLLPTVTVDPRGEPPHACMLTEQKQSDTLEVFDPADVQHIFCISFPSSIHVRQAVVTSTETPMYFFLLNLSLLDLGSISTTLPKAMANSLWDTRDISYGGCAAQLLFFVFFLAAEFCLLTIMAYDRYVAICKPLHYGSLLGSRACVHMAAAAWGSGFLYALLHTANTFSLPLCQGNALDQFFCEIPQILKLSCSHSYLREVGLLVVSACLTFGCFVFIVLSYVQIFRAVLRIPSEQGRHKAFSTCLPHLAVVSLFVSTAAFAYLKPPSISSPVLDLVVAVLYSLLPPAVNPLIYSMRNRELKEAIRYLISWI